The following proteins are co-located in the Solanum pennellii chromosome 1, SPENNV200 genome:
- the LOC107025712 gene encoding inactive glucose-6-phosphate 1-dehydrogenase 4, chloroplastic-like: MASLSPVSLSTSSSENSIVPSIHRKFSVLPTVIVHSFPSHTIKKSRTQINYVAYVQPHDVNRPRSSIRSTSFSVEGTGSTTSLDEEVIIDIFGYSRKKLTEEXGGGDFVTDGFCIADSFLEENCEEKTDAFLKRIFYLYGGYDNREGMSKLNTLMEEVEGKFGANRIFYLSVPQEALIDVASSLAEKAQTQRGWNRVIIEKPFGLGSFSSHQLTTSLLSNFEEKQLYRIDHLLGRNTIENLAVLRFSNLVFMPLWNRSYIHNIQVTFSEELGMQTSARYPKGYGILGDVVHSHIFQTVALLAMEPPVTLDGEDVRYEKVKVLKSIRKLESSDVILGHSEADSGSNFKDMENLMPTYFGAALHIDNARWDGVPFLIKAGWGLKKNRVEICIQFRRVPGNIYHKDGGGHMQDLVTNELILRDVPDEAILIRINNKIPGLGMNLEASELNLLYKDKYNVDETDSYEQLLHDVIDGDNHLFMRSDEVEAAWNILSPVLSELDNNNATIEHYEFGSKGPDKAGNLWAKHGVKWLDD; this comes from the exons ATGGCGTCGCTTTCACCAGTGTCGCTATCAACGTCTTCATCGGAGAACTCAATCGTCCCGTCAATCCATCGGAAATTTTCTGTATTACCTACCGTTATTGTCCATTCTTTTCCG AGCCATACGATAAAGAAATCCAGAACACAAATAAACTATGTGGCGTATGTTCAACCTCATGATGTCAACAGACCGCGATCTTCCATAAGGTCAACCTCTTTTAGTGTTGAAGGAACTGGAAGCACTACTTCACTTGACGAAGAAgttataattgatatatttggGTACTCACGGAAAAAATTAACTGAAGAAGANGGGGGAGGGGATTTTGTCACTGACGGATTTTGTATAGCTGATTCTTTTCTAGA AGAAAACTGTGAAGAAAAAACGGATGCATTTCTCAAAAGGATATTCTATCTTTATGGAGGGTATGACAACCGAGAAGGCATGTCGAAGCTCAATACTCTCATGGAAGAAGTTGAG GGAAAGTTTGGAGCAAACAGAATATTTTACCTTTCTGTGCCTCAAGAAGCACTTATCGACGTAGCATCCTCTCTTGCTGAAAAGGCCCAAACCCAGAGGGGTTGGAATCGTGTAATAATTGAAAAACCCTTTGGTCTGGGTTCGTTTTCTTCTCATCAGTTGACTACCTCCCTTCTCTCAAACTTTGAGGAAAAGCAATTATACAG GATAGATCATCTTTTGGGAAGGAATACAATTGAGAATCTTGCGGTTCTAAGGTTCTCGAATCTAGTATTTATGCCATTATGGAATCGAAGTTACATACACAACATACAG GTCACTTTTTCTGAAGAGTTAGGCATGCAGACCTCAGCAAG ATATCCTAAAGGCTATGGGATTTTAGGAGATGTTGTACACAGCCACATCTTCCAGACAGTGGCCTTGCTTGCTATGGAGCCGCCTGTCACCCTTGATGGTGAAGATGTTCGTTATGAGAAA GTTAAGGTTTTGAAATCAATTCGAAAGTTGGAATCATCTGATGTAATTCTTGGGCATAGCGAAGCTGATTCCGGAAGTAACTTCAAGGATATGGAAAACCTTATGCCCACATATTTTGGTGCTGCTTTACACATTGATAATGCACGGTGGGACGGTGTGCCTTTTCTTATTAAGGCTGGCTGGGGGCTAAAAAAGAACAG AGTTgaaatttgtatacaatttcGGCGTGTTCCTGGAAACATTTATCATAAAGACGGAGGAGGGCATATGCAAGATCTTGTCACTAATGAGCTGATTCTGCGTGATGTGCCTGATGAGGCCATACTCATCAGAATCAATAACAAAATTCCAGGATTAGGCATGAACTTGGAGGCTTCGGAATTGAACTTGCTTTATAAAGACAA GTACAATGTTGATGAAACTGATTCGTATGAACAACTTCTTCATGATGTAATAGATGGAGACAACCATCTATTTATGAGAAGCGATGAGGTTGAAGCTGCATGGAACATTTTATCTCCAGTTTTAAGTGAGTTGGACAATAATAATGCGACAATTGAGCATTACGAGTTTGGTAGCAAGGGTCCAGATAAAGCCGGTAATCTCTGGGCTAAACATGGAGTCAAGTGGTTGGATGATTAG